From the Ferrimicrobium acidiphilum DSM 19497 genome, one window contains:
- a CDS encoding acyl-CoA dehydrogenase family protein — protein sequence MYEASQDEKDAQLLKEGLRRFVVESLNGSAGRIDETENIPEDVYQKLVETGFHAMAVPGDCGGAGGTVSQVITAIDALATASGAVASIAAMNLLGVRALTSSKSDSRRSDELGRLATGELLSVWSVSDSLLGQELKVTEVGGTLYVNGLLNWVPQYGLHTGYLLVAVGQTEVGPVLLGLDLGDSAHEESVILLPDQADLGLRGLSLHTVEFRNRRLTDRDVLSRDPSAIALLQGIRNAAFAALANGISSASLDYAQTYVGERMQFGVPIGSFQSTKVLLGMMIARLEASRALTSRVAELLNNSKRGARESVATLSTMAKWVAAVSAVQTSTDAAQLHGGYGFIKDYPVERLMRDAQMARLLAGTDELVSIGDQAVTMPRQWRWS from the coding sequence ATGTACGAAGCAAGTCAGGATGAGAAGGACGCGCAATTGCTCAAGGAAGGGCTACGGCGCTTTGTTGTGGAAAGTCTCAACGGTTCTGCTGGTCGTATCGATGAGACAGAAAATATCCCCGAAGATGTCTATCAGAAGCTTGTTGAGACTGGGTTTCATGCGATGGCGGTCCCAGGTGACTGTGGTGGGGCTGGCGGTACGGTATCCCAAGTCATAACCGCCATCGATGCCCTGGCAACGGCTAGCGGGGCCGTTGCTTCTATTGCCGCGATGAATCTGCTGGGAGTTCGGGCACTTACATCAAGTAAGTCCGACTCAAGAAGGTCAGATGAGCTGGGCCGACTGGCGACCGGGGAACTGCTCTCTGTATGGTCTGTCTCGGATTCGTTGCTAGGGCAAGAGCTAAAGGTGACCGAGGTGGGTGGAACTCTTTACGTGAATGGGTTACTTAATTGGGTGCCCCAGTACGGCTTGCATACGGGGTACCTGCTTGTTGCTGTAGGACAAACCGAGGTCGGACCCGTTCTACTTGGGCTTGATCTGGGTGACTCGGCGCACGAGGAAAGTGTGATATTGCTGCCCGATCAGGCAGACTTAGGCCTTCGTGGGCTGTCGCTGCATACTGTCGAATTCCGAAACCGTAGATTGACTGACCGCGATGTACTCTCAAGGGATCCGTCTGCGATAGCATTGCTGCAAGGAATAAGGAACGCTGCATTCGCTGCTTTGGCAAATGGTATCTCCAGCGCGTCGTTGGATTATGCCCAGACGTATGTAGGTGAACGTATGCAATTCGGTGTTCCGATAGGATCTTTCCAGAGCACCAAGGTGCTCCTGGGAATGATGATCGCTAGGCTGGAGGCATCCCGGGCCTTGACAAGTAGAGTGGCAGAGTTGTTGAACAACTCGAAAAGGGGTGCGCGTGAGTCGGTTGCCACGTTGAGTACGATGGCAAAGTGGGTGGCAGCTGTGAGCGCGGTGCAAACCTCTACTGACGCAGCTCAGTTGCATGGTGGCTATGGATTCATCAAGGACTATCCCGTTGAGCGGCTAATGAGAGATGCCCAGATGGCGCGACTACTAGCAGGAACAGATGAGTTAGTTAGCATTGGCGATCAAGCAGTGACTATGCCGCGACAGTGGAGATGGTCATAA
- a CDS encoding IS3 family transposase — translation MPQSIPKSRELVYQTDLTTREEVRLEIFDWIQWYNRKRRHWRSRLQISPIQSEQAAKLQAV, via the coding sequence ATGCCACAGTCGATTCCGAAGAGTCGAGAACTCGTCTACCAAACGGACCTTACCACACGAGAGGAGGTGCGACTCGAAATCTTCGATTGGATCCAATGGTACAACCGGAAACGACGGCATTGGAGGAGTCGGCTACAAATATCACCGATTCAGTCCGAACAAGCCGCTAAATTGCAAGCGGTATAG
- a CDS encoding TetR/AcrR family transcriptional regulator: MSEDATSKVNVSGLDAIRAARVEWRLEQILGAATRLMATTTFDRMLVSDIAREADVSVGTIYQYVSAKEDILLLIVSQIIEAYRGEVPAAMEKVEDPVERLAAGFRAYCHVVDNHRAAALLAYQESKSLTREGRERLMSLELETNSYFSDCIEEGMELGKFVRVDPGLVASDLSLLAHMWALKHWHLKTQFSFEAYVNHQLCFMVKALVVNQLQSSYLGLFKGDCTSQGERSSA, from the coding sequence ATGAGTGAAGATGCTACGTCGAAGGTAAATGTAAGCGGGTTGGATGCCATTCGTGCTGCAAGAGTCGAATGGCGATTAGAGCAGATTCTGGGCGCCGCAACGCGGTTGATGGCGACGACGACCTTCGATCGCATGCTCGTCTCTGACATAGCACGAGAGGCTGATGTCAGTGTCGGAACAATTTATCAGTATGTCTCTGCCAAAGAGGATATACTGCTTTTGATTGTCTCGCAGATTATCGAGGCTTATCGAGGCGAAGTTCCAGCAGCAATGGAAAAAGTAGAAGATCCAGTGGAGCGACTCGCCGCTGGGTTCCGCGCTTATTGTCACGTCGTCGATAATCACCGGGCTGCCGCACTCCTCGCGTACCAGGAGAGCAAGAGCTTAACCCGTGAAGGGCGCGAACGACTGATGAGTTTGGAGCTTGAGACAAATTCGTACTTTTCGGACTGCATCGAAGAGGGCATGGAGCTCGGAAAGTTCGTACGGGTTGACCCCGGATTAGTCGCCTCGGACCTATCTCTTTTGGCACATATGTGGGCGTTAAAGCACTGGCACCTCAAAACGCAGTTTTCATTCGAAGCGTACGTTAACCACCAGCTTTGCTTTATGGTTAAAGCGCTTGTAGTCAACCAACTCCAGTCGTCCTATTTGGGTTTATTCAAAGGAGACTGTACGTCCCAAGGTGAAAGGTCTTCCGCTTGA
- a CDS encoding LLM class flavin-dependent oxidoreductase has product MIRGLLLPSRGCSPREAVLTAMEAEKLGYDSIWAPEVASNDAFAILGAIAFNTTRIRVGTGIVPIFTRSPALLAMAASTIADLTMGRAILGIGVSTPTIVREWHGREYKHPLSAMRDTIAIVRQGFLGTVTDYRGNDANSTGFRLDRPPDVAPPIYVAALGPAMRALAREVGDGVILNFLPASLAEMVVSEFSAHRDGFESVTFVHLAVQDSDGFAEARLRREIASYCQVREYRSWLLSCGLRAVEYGVDVGINEIAKTLDADFVRDVAVVGNATYCRERLNSLERLGITPIVVPVTAYGELEEYRSVMRAVAP; this is encoded by the coding sequence GTGATAAGAGGTCTGCTGCTGCCTAGCAGAGGATGTTCACCGCGAGAGGCCGTTTTGACTGCAATGGAGGCTGAGAAGTTGGGTTATGACTCGATCTGGGCCCCGGAGGTGGCCAGCAATGACGCATTCGCGATTCTAGGTGCCATTGCTTTCAACACAACGCGGATTCGAGTGGGAACGGGGATCGTTCCGATTTTTACCAGATCACCTGCACTTCTTGCGATGGCGGCGAGCACAATTGCGGATTTGACGATGGGACGGGCGATACTTGGAATAGGAGTTTCCACTCCAACGATAGTGAGGGAATGGCACGGAAGAGAATACAAACACCCGTTGTCGGCAATGCGAGACACAATCGCAATTGTTAGACAGGGATTTTTAGGTACCGTGACCGATTATCGAGGAAACGACGCTAATTCGACGGGATTCCGGCTCGACCGTCCGCCAGATGTTGCTCCGCCCATTTACGTAGCCGCACTCGGACCAGCCATGAGAGCGCTCGCTCGGGAGGTAGGCGACGGGGTAATCCTGAATTTCCTTCCTGCGTCGTTGGCAGAGATGGTTGTGAGCGAGTTTTCTGCCCATCGAGACGGTTTCGAGTCGGTGACTTTTGTACATCTAGCGGTCCAAGATAGTGATGGATTCGCAGAGGCCCGTTTGCGACGGGAGATCGCCTCGTACTGCCAAGTTCGAGAGTATCGAAGCTGGCTACTCTCTTGCGGGCTGAGGGCTGTCGAGTATGGGGTAGATGTGGGAATAAACGAGATTGCCAAGACGCTGGATGCCGATTTTGTCAGGGATGTGGCGGTTGTGGGGAACGCCACCTACTGTCGAGAGCGGTTGAACAGTCTGGAGCGACTTGGTATTACGCCGATCGTTGTTCCAGTAACAGCTTACGGAGAGCTTGAGGAATATCGAAGCGTCATGAGGGCGGTAGCTCCCTAA